GTCCTCGTATTATCTCGAAGCGGCTTAATACTTCTATCAAGTCAGGTAATGTTTTAGTAAATTCAAGAGTTGGTTTTTCTCTAGAATAAAGAGTTTTCAGGTACTCAATAATTAAAAACCACCTACTTCTTCCATCTCATCTATGAGTTCTTCAAGTTCTTTTTCACGTATCTGCTCCTTCAGCAACTTGATGAACTTAGCTCTATCTATGACCCCGAATACGTAGATAAGTATTGTGGGAGTCAACAATATCACTAACAACGCGAGATCTGCTACTACATCAGGTACTAGCGACCCCGTAAATTTAGTTAAGTCTATGATTTTAGGGAAGCCGGGAGATATTGATGGAAGACTCCTGTTCAAATTCCACACAATTAAAGATATCATCGCCCAGTTCGTAGCGAAGTTCATCGCGGCAGGCATTCGAGGACCTATCATGAGGCCTGGAACTCTCTTTTTAGTTATTGGCGGTAACAAGACCGAACCCATCATCCCCATCTGATCTTCTATCACGTGCATCCAATACCCCAGCATGGCTGCTAGAGTCAAGTAGAGGTAATTCCCGTAACCTAAGAAAAGCAGTATAGGGATTAAGAAAATCGAGAATATGAAACCCGCGGTAAAGCTGTGAGTAAAGCCTCTGTGCCAAGGTATGAATTCTTCCTCAACTACTCCCTCCTCAGAGTTCTTGACGAAGCCTATCTCTGGACCACTAAACGCGTCAATTATAGTCGGTCTAGGATAAACTTTCTTGAAGGGGTGTTTCGTGCTAGCCTCGCCAAGCGCCCTATAGTAGGGGACTCCAGTATTCTCGACTGGCAAGCCCCCAGTAGATACTAAAGGCCCCATCAAAACACGTATCTTCTTATTAGAAGAATCATAATGAATGAGAAATCTTCTGTAGACGTCTCCCGGCATTCTTATGTTA
Above is a genomic segment from Zestosphaera sp. containing:
- a CDS encoding metal-dependent hydrolase produces the protein MRGWTHYLSGLAMSTFFTPLLEDLARGILWPVITGFYAYLPDFIDFKFRRFLWRRDVLVDPAPQDSELRVSPRRILISKLRPENRWQFYYIEGVVKAVTTHSEELTEFVVEDDSGEIRVVAKYEDCQRLKEIIGDELSVGMRVRVPGYMDVDAEGNPYWNVADAPHPNYIAGLVAKAIDLAYETGKRVTVKIYNIRMPGDVYRRFLIHYDSSNKKIRVLMGPLVSTGGLPVENTGVPYYRALGEASTKHPFKKVYPRPTIIDAFSGPEIGFVKNSEEGVVEEEFIPWHRGFTHSFTAGFIFSIFLIPILLFLGYGNYLYLTLAAMLGYWMHVIEDQMGMMGSVLLPPITKKRVPGLMIGPRMPAAMNFATNWAMISLIVWNLNRSLPSISPGFPKIIDLTKFTGSLVPDVVADLALLVILLTPTILIYVFGVIDRAKFIKLLKEQIREKELEELIDEMEEVGGF